Part of the Paeniglutamicibacter sulfureus genome, GTCCAGGAGGGCGTTGGGGAGATCTACGAAAAGATCACCCGGTACAACGAGATCTCTGAGGAGATGGCCCAGGACGGTGCCGACTTCGACGCGTTGCTCGAAGAAATGGGCCACCTGCAAGAAGCCATTGACAGTGCCGATGCCTGGGATATTGACTCCCAGCTCGAGCAGGCCATGGATGCCTTGCAGTGCCCGCCGGGAGACTCCGAGGTGTCCCACCTTTCCGGTGGTGAACGACGCCGCGTGGCGCTGTGCAAGCTGTTGCTGCAGAAGCCAGACCTGTTGCTCCTCGATGAGCCCACCAACCACCTTGACGCCGAGTCCGTGTTGTGGCTCGAGCAGCATTTGTCCGCGTACCACGGTGCCGTTCTGGCCGTGACCCACGACCGGTACTTCCTGGACCACGTGGCCCAGTGGATCTGTGAAGTCGACCGCGGTCGCCTGCACGCCTACGAAGGCAACTACTCGGCCTACCTGGAAAAGAAGCGCGAGCGCCTCGAGGTCCAGGGCAAGAAGGACCAGAAGCTTGCCAAACGACTGAGCGAGGAACTCGAATGGGTTCGCTCCAATGCCAAGGGCCGCCAGACCAAGTCGAAGGCCCGTCTGGCTAGGTACGAGGAAATGGCTTCGGAAGCCGAACGCACTCGAAAGCTCGACTTCGAGGAGATTCAGATCCCGGCGGGCCCACGATTGGGCTCGGTTGTCATCGAGGCCAATAACCTGAAGAAGGGCTTCGACGACCGTGTGTTGATCGACAACCTTACTTTCTCGTTGCCGCGCAACGGCATCGTGGGTGTCATCGGCCCCAACGGCGTGGGCAAGTCCACCCTGTTCAAGACCATCGTGGGCATGGAACCGATCGACTCCGGTGAACTCAAGGTCGGCGACACCGTCAAGATCTCCTACGTTGACCAGAACCGTGGCGGCATCGACCCGGAAAAGTCGCTGTGGGAAGTGGTTTCCGAGGGAAACGACTACATTCAGGTCGGCCAGGTCGAGGTTCCCTCGCGTGCCTACGTTTCGGCCTTCGGCTTCAAGGGTCCGGATCAGCAGAAGAAGGCAGGCGTGCTCTCCGGTGGTGAGCGCAACCGCCTGAACCTCGCACTGACCCTCAAGCAGGGCGGCAACCTGTTGCTCCTTGACGAACCGACCAATGACCTCGACGTCGAAACCCTCGGCTCGCTGGAAAACGCGTTGCTCGAATTCCCGGGTTGCGCAGTGGTCGTGTCACACGACCGTTGGTTCCTGGACCGTGTGGCCACCCACATCCTGTCCTACGAGGGCACCGACGAGAACCCGTCCAACTGGTACTGGTTCGAGGGCAACTTCGAGTCTTACGAGGCAAACAAGGTCGAACGCCTGGGTCCGGAAGCTGCCAAGCCGCACCGCGTCACGCACCGTCGACTGACCCGCGACTAACAGTCGCCAGGGCTTCGGCCCGGGGTATCCCGGGACCCAGCCCGCAAAGAGGGGCAGGCGGTGCGGATGAAAATTCATCCGCACCGCCTGCCCCTTCTTGGTGTAGCCGCGTCGCTAGCCTTCCTCCGGAATGCGCACCATGCCCTCTTGGGCGACGGTGGCCACCAGCTGGCCCTCGCGGTTGAAGATCCTGCCCGTGGCCAGTCCGCGGGCACCGGAGGCGCTGGGGGATTCCTGCACATAGAGCAGCCACTGATCCACGCGGAACGGGCGGTGCCACCACATGGCGTGGTCCAGGCTCGCCACCGACATGCCCGGGGCGATCCAGGTCAGCCCGTGGCGGCGCAGCACCGGTTCCAGCAGCGTGTAGTCGCTGGCATAGGCGAGCGCGGCGCGGTGCATGGCATCGTCGTCGGGCATCGGGGCCGTCGTCTTCATCCAGACGGCGTTCACCGCCCGTCGGTCCTGCGGTCCCTTGAAGTACAGCGGTTCGCTGATGTATCGGATGTCGAAGGGCCGGTTGAACGCGTACTCCTGCGCGACCGGATGGTCGAGGTCTCCGATGAGCTCGGCGGTGGTGGGCAGAGAATCGGGATCCGGGATGCCTTCGGGCATGGTGTCCTGGTGGTCGAGCCCCTCCGAGGGGGCCTGGAAGGATGCGATCATCGACAGGATCGGCACGCCGTTTTGGTACGCGTGCACCCGGCGGGCGGAGAACGACCTGCCGTCACGCAGCCGCTGCACCCCGAAGGTGATGGGCAGGGCTGCGTCCCCGGCGCGCAGGAAGTAACCGTGCATGGAATGGATCGGGCGGTCCCCGGCGATGGTCTTGGACGCGGCCATGACCGATTGCCCCAGCACCTGGCCGCCAAAGACCCGGTTGCGCGCCTGTGGCGGGGTGTGGCCCACGAAGATGTCCTCGTCGGTGCGGGCCTCGGGGTCCCCGCTGAGCTCCAGCAGCTCAATCAGCTTCTGCGTCGTGGTGTCGTTGGTGCTCACGTGTCTGCTCCTAGGGGCCAGGAATATTGATCTGCTAAGACACTATCGCCCCCGCGGCGGGTTCGCCGTAACCTCCGGCGGGTGGCCGCTGCCGTGTTCCGGCATGCGTCGGCGCGGGCAACGGCATTGAGTCCAGCGGTGCGGGACATGAAAGTATGAAGGCATGGCAAGTGAAACCGTTGTACTCGAGGACCAGGAAACCGTCGCGGACCTGGCTACGTTTTTCTCCCGCGCACGCTCGATCGAGGACGGAGCGGTGCTGATCCAGGCCGCCGGCAGCGCGTTGGCGCTCTACGTCCCGGTGCTCTATCCCGAGTTCCTGGGGGACTCGGTACCCACCGTGCTGGGGATGCGCGCGGTGCGCCTGGGACGCCCGGCCGAAGCCGGCGGGGTCTTTGCCATCTCCGCGTTGACCGACCGGTTGGCCCGCATGGGCGGGGCCTCGCTGGAGCTGTCGATTCCCCCCGCGGAGGTCCAGGCATCGTGGGCGGGCCAGCAGGTTCCACGCGGCGGCTGGGAACAGCGCGAGACGCTCGAGGACGATGCGCTGCTGGCCGAGGCGATGCGGGGGATCGGCGTGGTGGCCCAGGCCCTGCCGGAGAATGCCGGCAAGCCGGTGCTCAAGACCGTGCGCGCCCGCATCTGGTCCTCACCCGTTGAAGGTGTCCAGACGCCGATGCCGCTGGGCATGGCCTTCGGCGCGCATGCGCTGGGGTTCCTGCGTGCGGGGGCCACCTCCACGCTCTTTGCCTCCGGGCAGTGGCTGCGCCTGAGTAGCGGCGGCGGGCACGTGGTGGCACGCCAGGGCGGCGTCCTGGGCTAGGTGGACTGGGCGCCGGCCGGGCACCCCGGCGCCTCGTCAGGCGCGTTCATCAGCGAATGCGCAGCACGGTCGAAGTAGTCCCAGAGCGTGTCTGCCTGCAACGGCGGCAGCTGAAGGGAATCCACGGCGATGCGCATGTGGTGCAGCCAGACGTCGCGGTTGTGCGAATTGATGGTGTACGGCACGTGCCGCATGCGCAGGCGCGGGTGGCCACGGCGCTCGGAATAGGTCGTGGGGCCGCCCCAGTACTGCTCCAGGAACAATTGCAGGCGCATGGTCGCCGGGCGCAGGTCGGTCTCCGGGTACATGGCACGGAATTCCGCGTCCTCGCCGACCGATTCATAGAACTTCTCCGCCAGCTTGCGGAACGTCTCCCGGCCGCCGACCTGGGCGTAGAAGGTGCCCTCGTACTGGCTTGGGTCGTGGTCGTCGTTTGGCGTCAGGCGGCCCTCGGGCAGGCTGGCACTGAGCGAGGCGCCCACCGGGCGCAATTGCGCCACGGGCTTGCCGAGGCTCTGGCCGGCCGGCAACAGGACCGGCTTGGGGGTGGAATCTTGTTCCGGGTGGTTCGCGTTCACGGCGGTGGTGTCCTTTCAGTTCCCGGCTGAGGCCCGGGACCCTTCAACGCCCATTATCCCGTGGAAGCGGTGCCGTCCGCCGGGCTTTCGCGCAGGGCGTGAGAACGCCGCCGACGGGCCACGGGCAGGCTACGGCGTTTTGCCCAGGTGCTTGAGCGCCTCGCGGATGGACAGCGGGCTCATCCGGGCCCGGTGTGCGTCGACCCAGGACCTTACCCAGGCGGGGTCGGTCTTGCCGTATTGCCGCAGCGCCCAGCCCAGTGCCTTTCGAATGAAGAACCACGTGTCGTCCAGGTTGGCTGCCAGGGCGTCATCGAGCAGGTCGGTGTCGGTGTGTTCACCCAGGTGCAGCTGGCAGATCATGGATTGGCGGCGCTTCCACCCATTGGCGTCCCGGGACCACTCGCGCATCATCGGGCCGATGGTTTCCGGATGGGCGCGCAGCAGCTCCCCGTAGCGCCGCGAACAACCGTCGACGATGTCCCACCAGGCGCCCTCGGTGACCATCCGCTCATACAGCGGCAGGAATTCCAGGCGCCCTCGGCAGGATGCGGCGGCACAGATCTCCTGGGCGGCGTACCAGTGTTCCCGGTGCGTGGCCTCGGAGAAGAGCTCGGTGGCAAGTGCCAGGCGGTCCGCGGCACTTGCGGCACCCGTCTCCCGGGCGAAGTCGCGCGCGATGCGGCGCACCTCGGGGACCGGAACGCCCAGGAAGGGCTGCGTGGTCTTCATGTAGGCCTGTGCCGCCGCTGCCTTGCCGTCCACAATATGCGGCAGCAGCCTGGCGGTGAGCAGGTCAAGGGCCGAATGCGCCTGCCTCCCGTCCATGGTTCAGGGGCCCGGGGGGCACCGGGGCGTGGTGCACCGGGAAATTCACACTGCGGGCGATGAAGCAGACGGCGTTGGCCGCCGCATGCAGCGAGTCGGCAAGTTCGCGCTGGGATTCGTCCTGCAGTGCCACGCGCGGGGCCAGGGTCGCCTCGAGGAACTCCCCGCTGCCGTCGCGGTTCAGTCGCAGCACCCCGGCGGCAGCGTCGGTGTAGCCGGTCACCACCACGGAGTGCTTCACCGCCACGTGCAGGTAGGAAAGCATGTGGCACTGGGACAGGGCGGCAAGCAGCAGCTGCTCCGGGTTCCAGCGGTCCTTGTCCCCGTGGAAGGTCGGGTCGGCGGTGCCGGGCAGGTCGGGCAGGCCGGCGGCGCGGATGACGTGGTCGCGTCCGTAGCTGCGGTACCCGGAGGTCCCTTGGCCGCGGTTGCCGGTCCAGGAAATGTCAACGCGATAGTTGTGCAGGGCCAGGTTCATGACTCCATTCTCGCCGCAGACGGGGGATGCCGGTGCACATGACGCACCGACATCCACCCGAGTTTCCGCGGCCTCGGTGGCGCTAGGCGTCGGCGGCCTGGGCTGCCAGCGCGCGGACCACCGCATCGCGGCTTTCGATGACCAGCCGTCGCAGGGCGGGGGAGTCCTCGCCCAGCGAATGCAGGAAGGCGTCGGTCTTGGCCAGCGTTTCCGGGGTGGTTTGCGCCGCAGGGTAGAGCCCGGTGACGATCTGCTGGGCAATCTCGTAACTCTTCGTTTCCCACACCGTGCCGGCTACGTCGAAGTACTCCTCGACGTAGCCGGCGATCAGGGCGGGATCGTGCACGTGGTTGAAGCCGGTGATGGCGGCGCGCTGTTCGAGGTTCGAGAGCTTTCCGCCGATCACCGCATCCCAGGCCGCACGCTTGGCCTCGGGGGTGGGCATGGCGGCCCGTGCCGTGTGGGCGGACAGCTGCCCGGTGGAGGTGGCATCGCGTTCCAGCTCCGCCGCGATGGCCCCGGCGTCGGCGAGACCGCCGGCGGACAGGGAGGTCAGCAGGTCCCAGCGCATCTCCGCATCCACCTCCAGCCCCTCCAGCACAAGCTCGCCCGAGAGCAGCGCGGCCACGGCGTCGAGCTGTGGGCCGGTGTGCGCCAGGTGGGCGAAGGCGCCGACAAATTGCAGCTGTGCGTCGGAGCCTGCTTCCGCCGCCCGTGCCAGCTCCCAGAGCCGGTCGGCGGCGGCAAGGCGCGCCGCCGGGGCTCCCATGCGGTCGACGTAGTAGTCAAGGGCTGTATTCAGCTGGCGCAGCAGCACCATGATGACGGTGGAATCGGTTTCGTGCCCGATGTTGCCCAGCACCAGCTCCAGATAGGCGCGGGCAGGGGTCTCGGCGTCGCGGACCGCGTCCCAGGCAGCGCCCCAGACCAAGGTGCGCGGCAGGGATTGTTCGAAGTCCTTCAGGTGTGCGGTGGCGGTGGCCAGCGACTGCCCGTCCAGCCGGATCTTGGCATAGGCCAGGTCGTCGTCATTGACCAGCACCAGCGCCGGTCGCTTGCGCCCCACCAGGGCCGGGACGGCAGTGGTGGGGCCGGCCACGTCGAGTTCCTCGCGGTGCACGCGGATGAGCGACCCGGCGGCATCAAGGTCGTAGAAGCCCACGGCCAGGCGGTGCGGGCGGATCACCGGGTGTTCGGCGACTGCGGTCTGGGTGATGGAGAAATCGGTGATCAGTCCCGCATCGTCGGTGGAGATCACCGCGCGCAGCGTGTTGACTCCGGCGGTTTCCAGCCACAGCTTCGACCATTCTGACAGGTCGCGGCCGGAAGAGGCCTCAAGCTCGCGCATCAAGTCCGGCAGCTCGGTGTTGGACCAGGCGTGCTTGGCGAAGTAGCTGCGCACCCCGGCCATGAATTCCTCCTGGCCGACCCAGGCGACCAGCTGGCGCAGCACCGAGGCGCCCTTGGCGTAGGTGATCCCGTCGAAGTTGACCTGCACGTCCTCGAGGTCGCGGATCTCGGCGACGATCGGGTGGGTTGAGGGCAGCTGGTCCTGGCGGTAGGCCCAGTTTTTCTCCAGGATGTTGAAGGTGGTCCACGAGGAGGTGAACTCGGTGTTCTGCGCGGCGGCGAGCGTCGACATGAACTCGGCGAAGGACTCGTTGAGCCAGAGGTCGTTCCACCAGCGCATGGTCACCAGGTCGCCGAACCACATGTGGGCCAGTTCATGCAGCACCGTGATGGCACGGCGTTCGACCATGGCATCGGTGGGACGGGACCTGAACACATAGGACTCCAGGAACGTCACCGCCCCGGCGTTCTCCATGGCCCCGGCGTTGAACTCCGGCACGAAGAGCTGGTCGTACTTTTCGAACGGGTACGGGGTGCCGAACTGCTTCTCGAAAAACTCGAAGCCCTGGCGGGTGAGCGTGAAGATGTTCTCCGCGTCCAGGTGCTCCATGAGCGAGGCGCGGGCGAAGACGCCCAGCGGGATCATCCGTCCGTCGCTGCTGGTCAGCTCGGAGCGGACGCATTGGTACGGGCCGGCGATGAGCGCCGTGATGTACGAGGAGATGCGCGCCGTCGGCGCGAACGCCCACGTCTTGGCGCCGTCGTGGGCGTCGACCGGCACCGGGGTGGCGGCGTTGGAGATGACGTCCCAGTGCGCGGGTGCGGTGATCGTGAACGCGAAGGTGGCCTTCAGGTCGGGCTGCTCGAAGACCGCGAACATGCGCCGGGAATCGGGCACCTCGAACTGCGAGTACAGGTACACCTCGTCATCCACCGGGTCCACGAACCGGTGCAGGCCCTCGCCGGTGTTCATGTAGAGCGCATCGGCGTCGATGACCAGGGTGTTCTCCGCGGCGAGGCCCGGCAGAGCGATGCGCACGCCGTCGGAGACCTCGGCCGGGTCCAGCTCGGTGCCGTTGAGGTTCACCGAGCGGACGGCATCGGTGACGGCGTCGATGAAGGATTCCGCGCCCTCGACGGCGGAGAAGCGGACGGTGGTGCGCGAGGAGTAGACGGTGTCGGACCCGGTCAAGTCCAGCTCGACGTCGTAGGAGTGGACGGTGATCAATGCGGCCCTGGTGCGGGCCTCTTCGCGGGTGAGGTTCATTCCTGGCATGGTCGCTGACGCGCCTTTCGATGGTTGCCGGTGGCGAAAATCTTGGTGTTTCGGGCCTGCCACCCGGCGCGGCGCCGCGGCGGTGTGGATTGCGGGGCGGCGCCGGAGTGTGAAACAAGCCTTGAACAGTGTGCCTATTGTCTCACCAACACCCCACGGTGCCGCAAGTGGCGCGGGACTGGTTTGATGGATGACATGGGAATTGATGTGGTTCTTCTGGGATATGGCGCAATCGGCCGGGCTGTCCACCGGATGCTGGCGCCTCATGCGCAGGACGTGCGGGTGCTCGGGGTGCTTGACCGGGCCGCGCTGGAGGGCCGGACCGGAGCGACCCGCGTGGCCGGGCCCGACGGGCACTTGGTCCCGGTGATGGATCTGGAAACCGCCACGGAACGGGCCGATGTCATTGTTGAATGCGCCTCCCCGGCGGCGGTGCGCACCTATGGCCCCGGGATTCTCGGGGCGGGCACCGACCTGCTCGTCGCCTCCCTGGGGGCGCTTGTCGATGACCGGCTGCGCGCCACGTTACTGGAGGAAGGGCCCGGACGCTGCCACCTGTCCACCGGCGCCATCGGCGGGCTGGACCTCGTCCGGGCCTCGGCGGGGACCATCGAGCGCATCGCCCTGGGCACGCGCAAGGCGCCGGCGGCACTGTTGCACCCGGGACTGGCGGATGAACTGCGGGAATCGATTGCCGCGGCGGGGGCCGCGGGCGTGCCCCGCCACGTCTTTGGCGGTTCCGTGGCCGATGCCGTCCGGCATTTTCCCTCCAACATCAACGTTGCGGCGGCGCTGGGGCTGGCGGCCGGGGACATGGGCCTGGTCCGCGTTGACATCGTTGCCGATCCGGGCGCGACGCTGACCAGCCATGTGATCGAGATGCGCGGGCACGGCGGGAATTACAGGTTCGCGATCGAGAATTTCCCGGACCCTGCCAACCCCGCCACCAGCGTCCTGACCGCGCGCTCGATGGTCTCCGGCCTGCTTCGGTTGGGCGGGCGGGGGCCGCACTTCATCTAGCGGCCGCACCCCCGCACTCGCTCGCCTTGCGGGTTTCGGCTTCGTCATCGTGGTGGATCGCCGGCGCCCGGCGGGTCATCGACTTAGTGCCATGCTGCACCCGGGGCTAGGCTTGTGCCTGCATCTTCCCCCTCCACGGTCTAAGGACACAACACATGCGCGTTCACATTGCCACCGACCACGCAGGCCTCGAGCTCAGCGCCCACCTCATCGAACACCTCCGCGCCAAGGGCTACGAGATGGTCGACCACGGTCCCACCGCATACGACGCCGAGGACGACTACCCCTCCTTCTGCATCAATGCTGCCCTTGCCGTTGTTGCCGACCGGGCCGCCGGCCTGGACTCGCTGGGCATCGTGCTGGGCGGCTCGGGCAACGGAGAGCAGATCGCCGCCAACAAGGTCGTGGGCATCCGCGCCGCACTGGCCTGGAACCTCGACACTGCGCGCCTGGCCCGCGAACACAACGACGCCAACGTCGTGGCGGTCGGCGGTCGCCAGCACTCGTTGGTGGAAGCCACCGGCATCATCGAGGCCTTCTTGTCCGAGCCGTTTTCCAATGTCGAGCGCCACATTCGCCGCATCGGCAAGATCGCCACCTACGAAACCACCGGCGAGGTCGTGGCCTAACGTCGCCACGGAACACCACCATGCCCGAAGGCCACTCCGTACACCGACTCGCCCGCCAATTTGACGACGTCTTTGGCGGGCAAGTCCTTGCCGTCTCCTCCCCGCAGGGCCGCTTCGCACCAGCGGCCAGGCTGATCGACGCCCAACGACTCATCTCCTCCCACGCGCACGGCAAGCAGCTTTTCCTGGGTTTCGAAAACGACCTGGTGCTGCGGGTGCACCTGGGACTCTATGGCGCCTGGAGTTTTGGCGGGGACGAACACTTCTCCGGCGCCTCCTCGATCGGCGCCCCGCGCAAGGTGGGGGAGAGCGAGCAGGGGCCCGACGAAGAGGCGGGCCCCTATGCCGGCCCGCCCGAGCCGGTGGGCCAGGTGCGCGCTCGTCTGGTGTCCGAGCACGGCTGGGCGGACCTGCGCGGGCCCAGCGCCTGCGAGGTGCTCACCCGGGAACAGGTGCTGGCGGTGCGTGCCAAACTTGGGCCCGACCCTCTGGTGGCCGCCGCCGGCGAATTCAACCTGGCCAAGGGCAGGGGCTCCACGGAGGCGAACGAAGCCGCTGCGCGTGCGGCGCGCAAGGACTTCGTGGCGCGCCTGGCACGCAAGAGAACCCCGATCGGAACCACCCTGATGGACCAAGGCGTGCTGGCGGGGGTGGGCAACATCTACCGCGCCGAAACACTCTTTCGCACCCGGATCGACCCGTATCTGCCCAGCAACGAGCTGTCCTCACGAAAGGCCGGGATCCTGTGGGACGACATCGTCTCGATCATGGGCGATGGGGTCCGCGACGGAAAAATCATCACCACCCGGGCCGAACACCGCGACGAGTCCGGACCGCTGTGGCCGGAGAACGCCTACTACACCTACCAGCGGCAGGGACGCGGGTGCCGCATCTGCAGCGCCACCATTTCGCTGGCCGAGGTCGCGGCACGCAAGCTCTACTGGTGCCCGGGCTGCCAGCCGCCGGCACGGTCCCGGAACTGAACGGCTCGGCGGACATGGCCCCGTCCGATTCGCGAACAAGCGGATTGACAAGGATCTGTGCAGTTTCGGACCCTGATTTGCGCAGCGTGGAATGGTGGTGCTAAGGTTTTATCCGTTGCCACCGACGAGGTGGGCAAATGCGGGGATGTAGCTTAGTGGTAAAGCCTCAGTCTTCCAAACTGATGATGCGGGTTCGATTCCCGTCATCCCCTCCAATGTGATGTCGCGGGACATGGTTCATATATGTCCCGCGACATCGTTCGTTAAGATGGGTCTCCGGTTTTTGCCGGGGACTTTTTCTTTTTCCCTTGGATGTCCCGCGACATCGTTCCTTAGGTTTGGTCTTCGGTTTCTTCCGGGGGCTTTTTCTTTTTGCCTTGGTAGTCCTTGGTGGCGTCCAGGGCATACTCGCCGAGAATTATTCCGCTGCCGGTTTCGAACACGGTGGCGTCGTTGTCGGCCACGAGAATCGTGACGCTCTTCCCGATGCCTTCCCGGCCCAGGCCCAGGTGCAGCAGCCTGCCGTGGTGGCGCAGGGAGACCTTGCCGGTGGCATCGATCCTGTCGGTTCG contains:
- the ettA gene encoding energy-dependent translational throttle protein EttA, which encodes MAEFIYTMTKARKAVGDKVILDDVSMSFYPGAKIGVVGPNGAGKSTILKIMAGLDIPSNGEARLSPGYSVGILLQEPPLNEEKTVLGNVQEGVGEIYEKITRYNEISEEMAQDGADFDALLEEMGHLQEAIDSADAWDIDSQLEQAMDALQCPPGDSEVSHLSGGERRRVALCKLLLQKPDLLLLDEPTNHLDAESVLWLEQHLSAYHGAVLAVTHDRYFLDHVAQWICEVDRGRLHAYEGNYSAYLEKKRERLEVQGKKDQKLAKRLSEELEWVRSNAKGRQTKSKARLARYEEMASEAERTRKLDFEEIQIPAGPRLGSVVIEANNLKKGFDDRVLIDNLTFSLPRNGIVGVIGPNGVGKSTLFKTIVGMEPIDSGELKVGDTVKISYVDQNRGGIDPEKSLWEVVSEGNDYIQVGQVEVPSRAYVSAFGFKGPDQQKKAGVLSGGERNRLNLALTLKQGGNLLLLDEPTNDLDVETLGSLENALLEFPGCAVVVSHDRWFLDRVATHILSYEGTDENPSNWYWFEGNFESYEANKVERLGPEAAKPHRVTHRRLTRD
- a CDS encoding acyl-CoA thioesterase; translated protein: MSTNDTTTQKLIELLELSGDPEARTDEDIFVGHTPPQARNRVFGGQVLGQSVMAASKTIAGDRPIHSMHGYFLRAGDAALPITFGVQRLRDGRSFSARRVHAYQNGVPILSMIASFQAPSEGLDHQDTMPEGIPDPDSLPTTAELIGDLDHPVAQEYAFNRPFDIRYISEPLYFKGPQDRRAVNAVWMKTTAPMPDDDAMHRAALAYASDYTLLEPVLRRHGLTWIAPGMSVASLDHAMWWHRPFRVDQWLLYVQESPSASGARGLATGRIFNREGQLVATVAQEGMVRIPEEG
- a CDS encoding globin, producing MNANHPEQDSTPKPVLLPAGQSLGKPVAQLRPVGASLSASLPEGRLTPNDDHDPSQYEGTFYAQVGGRETFRKLAEKFYESVGEDAEFRAMYPETDLRPATMRLQLFLEQYWGGPTTYSERRGHPRLRMRHVPYTINSHNRDVWLHHMRIAVDSLQLPPLQADTLWDYFDRAAHSLMNAPDEAPGCPAGAQST
- a CDS encoding DNA alkylation repair protein, with protein sequence MDGRQAHSALDLLTARLLPHIVDGKAAAAQAYMKTTQPFLGVPVPEVRRIARDFARETGAASAADRLALATELFSEATHREHWYAAQEICAAASCRGRLEFLPLYERMVTEGAWWDIVDGCSRRYGELLRAHPETIGPMMREWSRDANGWKRRQSMICQLHLGEHTDTDLLDDALAANLDDTWFFIRKALGWALRQYGKTDPAWVRSWVDAHRARMSPLSIREALKHLGKTP
- a CDS encoding OsmC family protein yields the protein MNLALHNYRVDISWTGNRGQGTSGYRSYGRDHVIRAAGLPDLPGTADPTFHGDKDRWNPEQLLLAALSQCHMLSYLHVAVKHSVVVTGYTDAAAGVLRLNRDGSGEFLEATLAPRVALQDESQRELADSLHAAANAVCFIARSVNFPVHHAPVPPGPLNHGREAGAFGP
- the pepN gene encoding aminopeptidase N codes for the protein MPGMNLTREEARTRAALITVHSYDVELDLTGSDTVYSSRTTVRFSAVEGAESFIDAVTDAVRSVNLNGTELDPAEVSDGVRIALPGLAAENTLVIDADALYMNTGEGLHRFVDPVDDEVYLYSQFEVPDSRRMFAVFEQPDLKATFAFTITAPAHWDVISNAATPVPVDAHDGAKTWAFAPTARISSYITALIAGPYQCVRSELTSSDGRMIPLGVFARASLMEHLDAENIFTLTRQGFEFFEKQFGTPYPFEKYDQLFVPEFNAGAMENAGAVTFLESYVFRSRPTDAMVERRAITVLHELAHMWFGDLVTMRWWNDLWLNESFAEFMSTLAAAQNTEFTSSWTTFNILEKNWAYRQDQLPSTHPIVAEIRDLEDVQVNFDGITYAKGASVLRQLVAWVGQEEFMAGVRSYFAKHAWSNTELPDLMRELEASSGRDLSEWSKLWLETAGVNTLRAVISTDDAGLITDFSITQTAVAEHPVIRPHRLAVGFYDLDAAGSLIRVHREELDVAGPTTAVPALVGRKRPALVLVNDDDLAYAKIRLDGQSLATATAHLKDFEQSLPRTLVWGAAWDAVRDAETPARAYLELVLGNIGHETDSTVIMVLLRQLNTALDYYVDRMGAPAARLAAADRLWELARAAEAGSDAQLQFVGAFAHLAHTGPQLDAVAALLSGELVLEGLEVDAEMRWDLLTSLSAGGLADAGAIAAELERDATSTGQLSAHTARAAMPTPEAKRAAWDAVIGGKLSNLEQRAAITGFNHVHDPALIAGYVEEYFDVAGTVWETKSYEIAQQIVTGLYPAAQTTPETLAKTDAFLHSLGEDSPALRRLVIESRDAVVRALAAQAADA
- a CDS encoding aspartate dehydrogenase domain-containing protein, whose amino-acid sequence is MGIDVVLLGYGAIGRAVHRMLAPHAQDVRVLGVLDRAALEGRTGATRVAGPDGHLVPVMDLETATERADVIVECASPAAVRTYGPGILGAGTDLLVASLGALVDDRLRATLLEEGPGRCHLSTGAIGGLDLVRASAGTIERIALGTRKAPAALLHPGLADELRESIAAAGAAGVPRHVFGGSVADAVRHFPSNINVAAALGLAAGDMGLVRVDIVADPGATLTSHVIEMRGHGGNYRFAIENFPDPANPATSVLTARSMVSGLLRLGGRGPHFI
- a CDS encoding ribose-5-phosphate isomerase, which produces MRVHIATDHAGLELSAHLIEHLRAKGYEMVDHGPTAYDAEDDYPSFCINAALAVVADRAAGLDSLGIVLGGSGNGEQIAANKVVGIRAALAWNLDTARLAREHNDANVVAVGGRQHSLVEATGIIEAFLSEPFSNVERHIRRIGKIATYETTGEVVA
- a CDS encoding Fpg/Nei family DNA glycosylase, translating into MPEGHSVHRLARQFDDVFGGQVLAVSSPQGRFAPAARLIDAQRLISSHAHGKQLFLGFENDLVLRVHLGLYGAWSFGGDEHFSGASSIGAPRKVGESEQGPDEEAGPYAGPPEPVGQVRARLVSEHGWADLRGPSACEVLTREQVLAVRAKLGPDPLVAAAGEFNLAKGRGSTEANEAAARAARKDFVARLARKRTPIGTTLMDQGVLAGVGNIYRAETLFRTRIDPYLPSNELSSRKAGILWDDIVSIMGDGVRDGKIITTRAEHRDESGPLWPENAYYTYQRQGRGCRICSATISLAEVAARKLYWCPGCQPPARSRN